TAAACGCGATGAAATGTATGATAAACATCATCAGATTCTGCTGCAGAAATAAAAATTCCTTATCCTCCTCATCCTTTTTTCCAAAGACAAGGAAACTCTGCATCGTATAAATCGTCATCAATATCAGAATAGCATATCTTGAAAACTGAATAATTAAATTTACCACGTTTTTACCTATTCCACTCCGCGCTCGAAGTGTCCCCTTGTAAACTCTTTGTGTGCTCTGTCCGCCGTCTCTCTTTGGAAGAATACTCCGGCATAGGTTCCGGCGATCTGCCGCGCCTCCCTGGGCTCTTCCGTCGTAAACTGCAGGCGGATGCTCTGCGGATGCAGCCTGCGGATATCCTCCGCATTTCCCGCCAGCTGAAGCGGCGCGCTGTTATAGATGATATTATAGCAGAACGGGCAGACATTTCTGACTGCAAACAGCTTCTGCTTCCGGTCCTTCAGATAAAGCAGCGACGGCTTTTTTGTACAGCCGGTGCTGTTCTTTCTCTGACATTGTGCGGAAACCATCAGCGGCTGATAGCCGTACACGATCAGCTCGCTCTCCCCGCAGCCCCGCACGTTCAGCTCCCTGCGGTTTAATTCCACCGGAGCCGTATCAAAAAGGAGCTGCGCCTCCTTCCAGAAAAGATGTGCTTCCCGGTTGAAGGTGTATAGATTCCAGTCCGCCGCCAGAGACTTCGGATACGCCTTTTCTTTTAAAAAGGCATATTCCTCCTGGCTGCGGATGAGCAGACCGTCGTATGCCGCCAGCGTATCGAGCGCTTCCCTTCCCTGATAATAGGAAAGCGCCTGCGCCCGGAAAATCCACGGCATAATATAAAAGCAGCGTTTTCCAGCCTCGTGACAGAGAGCAATCTGCCTGCGGGAAGAGGAAAGAAAATCCTCCCTGTTCTCAAAAGCACTGCAGTCCAGATAAATCGTCTGAAGCTCCGGCACATTGCAGAGCGCTTTCACAAGCGCCAGATTTTCCACGGAAGCGGACATGCGCATCGTCCCGCCGATTCTCTCCCATGAAGACTGTTCTTCCACCTCTGCGCCATATGTTATCCCGGCAGTCTGCGCCGTCTCCGGAATATCAGACTGCTTCACGCTGCCCTGGCGCTCTGACCGGGTTACGGATATCTCTGCGCCGCCCCGGCTCTTTTCGCCAGGCTTCCGGTATCTCCCGTCCGGGCGCCGGTACGCTGCCAGAATGTCCTCTTTTAATGCTGCGATAGCATCCCGGCGCAGTTCATTGAGCGCCTGCACCGGCAGAAACACATCCTCCTCCGCCTCAATTTCCAGATGTTCAAAAACAAATCCGCTGCCGCCTGTCTTTCGCATCTGTTTTTCAATTCCGTCCGCCGTAAGCGGGCGGTTCTGCGCTTTCTGCGGCTGCATTCCCTCTGCCGTAACAGTATGTCCATCATAAGACAAGCTTAGTATAGCAGGTTTTTTCTTTGAAAGTATTAATTTCCCATTAAATTTTTCCGGAAATTCCCTGTCAAGGTATTCCCGTTTCAGTTCCTGCAGCAGTTTTTCGTTATCCGTACAGTAATTGGACTGTCCGGGCGACATCATGCCGGGACCGTTCTGCCGGCGGTAATAACCGTCTGAGAAGCCGCCGCGGCTGTACAGATTCTGCAGCTCCTGCAGGTCCTCCCTGCGCACCTGGAATTTTTTCTGTGGATTTTCCAGATAACGGTCCAGATAACGACGGTAAATCCGCACCACGCCCGCCGCGTATTCCGGGCTTTTCATCCGTCCCTCGATTTTCATGGAATAAACGCCGCTTTCGATAAGCTGCGGGAGCAGTTCCAGCGTGCAGATATCCTTGGGACTGAGCAGATACTGCTTCTGCGTTTTGTTCAGCCGCTTTCCGTTTTCGTATAAATCGTAGGGAAGCCTGCACGGCTGCGCGCATCTTCCGCGGTTGCCGCTTCTTCCCCCGATCATGCTGCTCAGGAGGCACTGTCCCGAATAGCAGAAGCAGAGCGCTCCATGAATAAAGCTCTCGATTTCGATATCCACGCTCTCATGGATGCTGCGTATTTCCGCAAGCGACAGCTCGCGCGCCGTCACGACCCGCGTTGCGCCAAGACCTTTCAGAAATTCAGCTCCATAGGGACCTGTGATTCCCATCTGGGTGCTGGCGTGGATGTCCAGTTCCGGAAACATGTCCCGGATATAGCGGAGCACTCCAAAATCCTGCACGATTACAGCATCCATTCCCTCCCGGTAATACGGATTCAGATAAGCATATAATTCCTCCAGCTCCTCATCCTTCAGAAGCGTGTTCACCGTCAGATACAGCCTGCGTTTTTTGGTGTGCGCATAATCAATGGCGCGCTTCAGCAAATCCTCGTCCGGATTATCGGCATAGGCGCGTGCACCAAAACGGCTGCCGCCGATATAGACTGCATCCGCGCCCGCCGCGATCGCCGCCGTCATGCTTTCATAG
This is a stretch of genomic DNA from Marvinbryantia formatexigens DSM 14469. It encodes these proteins:
- a CDS encoding peptidase U32 family protein, whose protein sequence is MKAELLAPAGSYESMTAAIAAGADAVYIGGSRFGARAYADNPDEDLLKRAIDYAHTKKRRLYLTVNTLLKDEELEELYAYLNPYYREGMDAVIVQDFGVLRYIRDMFPELDIHASTQMGITGPYGAEFLKGLGATRVVTARELSLAEIRSIHESVDIEIESFIHGALCFCYSGQCLLSSMIGGRSGNRGRCAQPCRLPYDLYENGKRLNKTQKQYLLSPKDICTLELLPQLIESGVYSMKIEGRMKSPEYAAGVVRIYRRYLDRYLENPQKKFQVRREDLQELQNLYSRGGFSDGYYRRQNGPGMMSPGQSNYCTDNEKLLQELKREYLDREFPEKFNGKLILSKKKPAILSLSYDGHTVTAEGMQPQKAQNRPLTADGIEKQMRKTGGSGFVFEHLEIEAEEDVFLPVQALNELRRDAIAALKEDILAAYRRPDGRYRKPGEKSRGGAEISVTRSERQGSVKQSDIPETAQTAGITYGAEVEEQSSWERIGGTMRMSASVENLALVKALCNVPELQTIYLDCSAFENREDFLSSSRRQIALCHEAGKRCFYIMPWIFRAQALSYYQGREALDTLAAYDGLLIRSQEEYAFLKEKAYPKSLAADWNLYTFNREAHLFWKEAQLLFDTAPVELNRRELNVRGCGESELIVYGYQPLMVSAQCQRKNSTGCTKKPSLLYLKDRKQKLFAVRNVCPFCYNIIYNSAPLQLAGNAEDIRRLHPQSIRLQFTTEEPREARQIAGTYAGVFFQRETADRAHKEFTRGHFERGVE